Proteins from one Anastrepha obliqua isolate idAnaObli1 chromosome 2, idAnaObli1_1.0, whole genome shotgun sequence genomic window:
- the LOC129237383 gene encoding zinc finger protein 665-like gives MQCRVCMQTKCHILLDMGIVGTEDGKTLYDYFNECTQLEASANDNFPNTLCKICAQKLQIAYNFRKCARQSHADFKKLLTTQKMEAESVHSSTEELYAFNDMEESTDDPLDMEFNEAVKALREPELEFPLEDDCIDESSPQFFEETQEEVERDRNPELINDNEHAPDLLCEISNDNLSLTATAKESEKEDSGEESETEPIERVGYTCEICNCIYTIKNELKKHISKQHKSEIICVNCSKIFDMPHELRIHKKLVHETNSPVQCDFCQEKPLMPRSELLKHFQSNHSSRYFKYFPRLRKGRVNSLGTPTFKCKYCRSIFSSAFELEDHVKTHVFKCPFCSKNFSRVRTYYTHAKRLHNCSASSFPPTPFIVEGVEVEKDKPIECKACNKSYRNLGSYNTHIKQKHKKRVGSNAMKTTTVQTNTQKQSTLIETIKSSVDPVQRKTNEFNQVVTTDESHQNTQIYGSLNNKQLEEDNQEQQESTKGNWHEDGSKFKEKKRYLCSFCPRVLSTSLALESHERKQHLNIKTELKECPICQKKLNPDYIRRHVEMVHIGDRKFTCDICNDSYKSHTQLSRHKLLHKKVRNFPCTACDKRFTEKSELKVHMRVHTGELPFACHLCDRRFRIKVRLTYHLQHHANIKRKCKVCDKEFKNGTSLRIHSWAHTGVMPYRCLVCDYGCVKREYFTRHMQRKHDTTMTADELFAMFKENTGRSPYVKPVEDTENMDTNSDHGENPD, from the exons atgcaatgtCGTGTTTGCATGCAAACTAAATGCCATATCCTGCTTGACATGGGCATTGTTGGCACAGAGGATGGCAAAACTCTTTATGATTACTTCAATGAATGCACCCAGCTAGAGGCATCGGCTAATGATAATTTTCCAAACACACTTTGTAAAATTTGTGCCCAAAAACTCCAAATAGCCTATAACTTTAGAAAATGTGCCCGCCAGTCGCATGCAGATTTCAAGAAACTTCTAACAACGCAAAAAATGGAGGCAGAATCGGTTCATAGTTCGACTGAGGAATTGTACGcttttaat GATATGGAGGAAAGTACTGACGACCCTTTGGATATGGAGTTTAATGAAGCCGTCAAGGCCTTAAGGGAACCTGAACTAGAATTTCCTCTTGAAGACGATTGTATAGATGAGTCTTCCCCCCAATTTTTTGAGGAAACACAAGAAGAGGTGGAACGTGACAGAAATCCTGAACTGATAAACGATAATGAGCACGCCCCTGACCTACTATGTGAGATTTCAAACGATAATCTGTCGTTAACAGCAACGGCAAAAGAATCAGAAAAAGAGGACTCCGGGGAAGAGAGTGAAACTGAGCCAATTGAAAGAGTGGGGTACACCTGCGAGATATGTAATTGTATTTATACCATCAAaaacgaactaaaaaagcatatttcaaagcagcataaaa GTGAAATAATTTGCGTAAATTGTTCGAAGATTTTCGATATGCCTCATGAGTTAAGGATACACAAAAAACTTGTTCATGAGACCAATTCACCCGTGCAGTGCGATTTTTGCCAGGAAAAGCCTTTAATGCCACGGAGTGAGcttcttaaacattttcaaaGTAACCACAGCTCTcgctattttaaatatttcccacGTTTACGAAAGGGACGTGTTAATAGCTTGGGGACACCTacttttaaatgtaaatattgtaGAAGCATCTTTTCATCCGCCTTCGAATTGGAGGACCATGTTAAAACTCATGTATTCAAATGTCCATTCTGCTCGAAAAATTTTAGTAGAGTACGTACTTATTATACTCATGCTAAACGTCTACATAACTGCTCTGCGAGTAGTTTTCCACCTACGCCGTTCATCGTTGAAGGTGTTGAAGTTGAAAAAGACAAGCCAATTGAATGCAAAGCATGCAACAAAAGCTATAGAAATCTGGGCTCATATAATACacatattaaacaaaaacataaaaagcgaGTGGGTTCAAATGCTATGAAAACAACTACGGTCcaaacaaatacacaaaaacaaagtaCCCTCATTGAAACAATAAAATCTTCAGTTGATCCTGTACAAAGAAAAACCAATGAATTCAACCAAGTTGTCACGACGGATGAGTCTCATCAAAATACACAGATTTATGGTAgcctaaataataaacaattagAAGAAGATAATCAAGAGCAACAAGAATCAACTAAAGGAAATTGGCACGAAGATGGTAGCAAGTTCAAAGAAAAGAAGAGATACCTCTGTTCATTTTGCC cTCGTGTATTATCTACTAGTCTTGCTTTGGAATCACACGAAAGAAAAcaacatttaaatataaaaactgaACTTAAGGAATGTCCAATAtgtcagaaaaaattgaatccGGATTACATAAGAAGACATGTCGAAATGGTGCATATCGGAGACCGTAAATTTACTTGTGATATTTGTAACGATTCATATAAAAGTCATACCCAACTTAGTCGACATAAGCTGTTGCACAAGAAGGTACGCAATTTTCCATGCACTGCATGTGATAAGAGATTTACTGAAAAATCGGAACTCAAAGTTCATATGAGAGTTCACACAGGTGAACTGCCATTCGCGTGCCATTTGTGTGATCGTCGGTTCAGAATTAAAGTTCGTCTCACTTATCATTTGCAACATCATGCTAATATAAAGCGAAAATGTAAAGTGTGCGACAAAGAGTTCAAAAATGGCACATCACTACGAATTCATTCATGGGCACATACAGGCGTAATGCCATATAGATGTCTTGTTTGCGATTATGGTTGTGTGAAGCGTGAATA TTTTACGAGACATATGCAGCGAAAACACGACACAACTATGACGGCTGATGAGTTATTTGCTATGTTCAAAGAGAATACTGGTCGTTCTCCCTACGTGAAACCGGTTGAGGACACAGAAAACATGGACACAAATTCAGATCATGGAGAGAACCCAGACTAA